From Nerophis ophidion isolate RoL-2023_Sa linkage group LG15, RoL_Noph_v1.0, whole genome shotgun sequence, one genomic window encodes:
- the LOC133569320 gene encoding uncharacterized protein LOC133569320, which translates to MPRKRNRNWRAETRHLALDPPGHRSRQAAYPTKYSSAPTQDSSLRVGTLFTSPVPSHHVAIPISIPPSSAFPVTHSDVTPFTPPYDVTVNTLVDSSAHFFDLSDEELFEDELSPIPPKDLILYTKIFKDNCSTSKPSHTPNNDFNNIINYYQDIFRHYYDSSQSSPPIPASPPLKSRSPPESVPFSTSFSEDFEHFRGEEPALLQTSHRPPLRSASVQRGPVWNPGLEGRASITTKPPRPPPPVFTPVKPVKPLRPPRPPPPVFSPVKSRPLRPPPPVFRPCPSSSFSHSLSEFESQPSS; encoded by the coding sequence atgccgcgcaaacgtaacagaaactggcgagcagaaacgcgtcacctcgcgctggatcctccaggacaccgttcccgacaagcagcatacccgaccaagtactcctccgctccaacccaggactcttctctacgggttggtactttgttcacttctcccgttcccagtcaccatgttgctattcccattagcatcccaccatcttccgccttccctgtcactcacagtgacgtcactccgttcacgcccccctatgacgtcaccgttaacaccttagtggattcctctgcacatttttttgaccttagtgacgaggagctttttgaagatgaactttctcccattccacccaaggacctaattttatatacgaaaattttcaaggataattgtagcacatccaagcccagtcacacccccaacaatgactttaataatataattaattattaccaggacattttccgccactactatgactctagtcagtcttcaccccccatacccgcttccccccctctcaagtctcgttctccgcctgaatccgtgcctttttccacctcatttagtgaggattttgaacattttagaggggaggagcctgccctcctccaaacctcccaccgcccgcccttacggtcagcctctgtccaacggggccccgtctggaatccgggtcttgaggggagggccagtattactaccaagcctcctagacctccaccaccggtgttcacccctgttaaacctgttaagccactacggcctcctagacctcctccaccggtgttctccccggtcaagtcacgccctcttagacctcctccacctgtgttccgtccgtgccctagttctagttttagtcacagtctctctgagttcgagtcccagccttcttcgtag